One window from the genome of Hydractinia symbiolongicarpus strain clone_291-10 chromosome 1, HSymV2.1, whole genome shotgun sequence encodes:
- the LOC130636345 gene encoding mucin-2-like isoform X6 codes for MGLKVIFIDFIFIILLHHGYSQLDCGLNNQCTERICTGLTRKITCKSGGVLSITGAFFGRTSTIDCKNPSGTITDCVPNATLAESQLDNAKRLCDNETECTLKASFNFQDECKVDVWGDPCPSKSKYIVVNFTCISTGALNFWTEWSNWGACSKSCDAGVRTRTRNCVDPPKKSCTKSTCKGRSYPDVETATQSCNLGVCPASSSKSPPSTSIETSSSTSRIPPSTSSTSYSTLTSTSTASSTLLPASSSFSPTPVIPTTSSYSPSASNSAPSETGIFSATIVMSSIPASTLSISSISSPRQSATASPPSPTSLIAASASFMASSTSKTSLPSASSGMSSASTSSITLETSAVSSLTISTTIITSPLETLAPSSVLSMSTSRTLLMSLLTTITSSSAQSVENTLIFPRSSESTSSSISSTSTATLSPPLSLTSVITGSESTTSFQSVLVSSNSKVGTRSTSMEPSSPILKGSSMETKTTAHSSFITTYSSTDTRIPSATLLSLKPSISYLPSISSDLTNQTSAYFSSSSSLPIISSQVEEKVSTSIKIAPTTRRESVSTSATIKTRLFTPSIEVSMVLSSSNSPQRSISTSKIKSMSLISISDSMVVTSSTTEPIATLLLSSTEVQTSPTIEVTLSTSRSTPALKSSSYQIGSSASTILSVTEVLPPLSTSLSVTRSSTSATKSSTSASKSSTSASKSLTSIEATPTKSSTSSSSTKSETQSSTTPTKSIEPSPSTSTVMSSSVAVLPPTKEPTEKPKTTTQSNTTSKPTDSPITNATTEGLNTNATTKKPTDTPLTITSLPTTKEPTIATTERLYTTDAPDKPDFYGNVTFTMLWKDFCKYSPEFREGLAKVLSKNVEKSTGADQVIVMNLGNCKSSPDEAAVVKFYISYKSSKEPNKDLTNAAVVELLKLLQGGDTAEIGKHFGNGTFTHVVFVVHDDHDEDDWPIWLIILIIVASLIFLLWLCCCCWIFCGKKEKEPVKRKYTFQHIDPLGIPHVKISDENGNAKPTYTSTMTVTVRPKSPAATHFDNPAYEMNEYPPTPSFGFRPVNVKLVNLKSGDDSDIEKKPDSGSDSSSDDEKSPPSPETTKVYLDGKLVQEIPVLEKATEL; via the exons atGGGTTTGAAAGTCATCTTTATAGATTTCATCTTTATTATTTTGCTTCACCATGGATATTCGCAGTTAG ATTGCGGTTTAAATAACCAATGTACAGAAAGAATTTGTACAGGGCTAACACGGAAAATAACATGCAAGAGCGGCG gAGTTTTAAGTATAACCGGTGCCTTTTTTGGAAGAACAAGTACAATAGATTGTAAAAACCCGAGTGGTACTATAACTGACTGCGTACCAAATGCAACATTGGCAGAATCTCAATTGGATAATGCAAAAAGACTTTGTGACAACGAAACAGAGTGTACGCTAAAAGCAT CGTTTAATTTCCAAGATGAATGTAAAGTTGATGTTTGGGGAGATCCATGTCCATCCAAAAGCAAATACATCGTAGTTAATTTCACTTGTATAAGCACAG GTGCTCTGAATTTTTGGACAGAATGGTCTAATTGGGGTGCATGCTCTAAATCATGTGATGCAGGAGTTAGGACAAGAACTCGAAATTGTGTGGATCCGCCTAAGAAAAGTTGCACAAAGAGTACATGTAAAGGAAGGTCATACCCTGACGTGGAAACAGCTACACAGTCATGCAACTTAGGTGTTTGTCCAG catcGTCAAGTAAGTCTCCTCCTAGCACTTCAATAGAAACTAGCTCATCAACGTCGAGAATTCCACCTTCAACATCAAGTACTTCATACTCCACATTAACTTCGACATCTACAGCTTCAAGCACCCTATTACCAGCGTCAAGTTCTTTCTCTCCAACACCGGTTATACCGACAACGTCAAGTTATTCGCCTTCAGCATCAAATTCTGCGCCCTCAGAAACAGGTATTTTTTCAGCAACGATTGTTATGTCAAGCATTCCAGCTTCGACGTTAAGCATTTCATCCATTTCATCTCCAAGACAATCAGCAACAGCAAGCCCTCCTTCTCCAACTAGTTTAATAGCAGCAAGTGCATCATTTATGGCATCATCGACTTCAAAAACCTCACTCCCATCAGCGTCATCAGGTATGTCATCTGCAAGCACATCTTCAATAACATTAGAAACATCGGCTGTATCATCTTTAACAATATCAACAACAATAATCACGTCACCTCTGGAAACTCTGGCACCATCCAGTGTTCTGTCAATGTCAACATCAAGAACTCTGCTCATGTCGTTATTAACAACTATAACAAGTTCAAGCGCACAATCCGTAGAAAACACGTTAATATTTCCAAGGTCGTCAGAAAGTACATCATCATCAATTTCATCAACATCAACAGCAACCTTATCTCCACCTTTATCTTTGACATCCGTCATAACTGGATCTGAATCAACCACTTCATTTCAATCGG TTTTGGTAAGTAGCAACAGTAAAGTTGGAACAAGATCTACTTCAATGGAACCATCAAGTCCAATTCTTAAAGGAAGCTCCATGGAGACAAAAACAACAGCGCATTCCTCTTTCATTA CTACCTATTCATCCACAGATACAAGAATACCATCTGCTACATTACTATCCTTGAAACCTTCAATATCATATTTACCTTCAATTTCATCTGACCTAACAAATCAGACATCAGCATACT TTTCATCAAGTTCCTCCTTACCAATAATATCTTCACAAGTGGAGGAAAAAGTTTCCACTTCTATAAAAATCGCGCCAACAACAAGACGAGAATCTGTATCAACTAGTGCTACAATTAAGACTAGATTATTCACGCCTTCAATTGAAGTCAGCATGGTTCTTAGTTCTTCTAACAGCCCTCAAAGAAGCATATCAACTTCAAAGATAAAATCGATGTCCCTTATATCCATTAGCGACAGTATGGTAGTTACATCTTCAACTACAGAGCCAATAGCCACCTTACTTCTCTCGTCTACTGAAGTTCAAACATCACCAACAATTGAAGTCACTCTAAGCACATCAAGAAGTACACCAGCACTGAAAAGTTCTTCTTATCAGATAGGATCGTCTGCAAGCACAATCCTTA GTGTGACTGAAGTTTTGCCGCCTTTAAGTACGTCACTGTCGGTGACAAGATCATCAACATCGGCGACAAAATCATCAACATCGGCGTCAAAATCATCAACATCGGCGTCAAAGTCATTAACTAGTATTGAAGCAACTCCAACTAAAAGTAGCACCAGCTCGTCCAGTACTAAATCAGAAACTCAGTCATCTACAACGCCAACAAAGTCCATAGAACCGAGTCCTTCAACATCAACTGTAATGTCCTCCTCTGTAGCAGTTCTTCCACCTACCAAAGAACCAACAGAGAAGCCTAAAACTACAACACAATCAAACACTACATCAAAACCAACAGATAGTCCAATAACAAATGCTACAACGGAAGGTCTTAACACAAATGCTACGACAAAGAAACCTACAGATACACCCTTAACAATCACCAGCCTACCGACAACGAAAGAACCGACAATCGCCACTACAGAACGCCTGTACACAACAGATGCTCCTGACAAACCAGATTTCTACGGCAACGTGACGTTTACAATGCTATGGAAAGACTTTTGTAAATATTCCCCAGAATTTAGAGAAGGACTTGCTaaagttttgtcaaaaaatgtgGAGAAAAGTACAGGCGCGGATCAAGTGATTGTAATGAACTTAGGAAATTGTAAAAGCAGCCCTGATGAAGCAGCTGTTGTAAAATTTTACATCAGCTACAAGTCCAGTAAGGAGCCAAATAAAGATTTGACAAATGCTGCAGTAGTAGAACTTTTGAAGTTATTACAAGGAGGTGATACAGCAGAGATAGGAAAACATTTTGGCAACGGAACG tttactCATGTCGTGTTTGTTGTTCATGACGATCATGATGAAGATGACTGGCCTATTTGGCTGATTATCTTAATTATTGTAGCATCCCTTATATTCTTATTATGGCTGTGCTGTTGTTGCTGGATT ttcTGTGGTAAGAAAGAGAAGGAACCAGTGAAGCGCAAGTATACATTCCAACATATAGATCCCCTGGGTATTCCTCATGTAAAAATATCTGACGAAAATGGTAAC
- the LOC130636345 gene encoding mucin-2-like isoform X8 has protein sequence MGLKVIFIDFIFIILLHHGYSQLDCGLNNQCTERICTGLTRKITCKSGGVLSITGAFFGRTSTIDCKNPSGTITDCVPNATLAESQLDNAKRLCDNETECTLKASFNFQDECKVDVWGDPCPSKSKYIVVNFTCISTGALNFWTEWSNWGACSKSCDAGVRTRTRNCVDPPKKSCTKSTCKGRSYPDVETATQSCNLGVCPASSSKSPPSTSIETSSSTSRIPPSTSSTSYSTLTSTSTASSTLLPASSSFSPTPVIPTTSSYSPSASNSAPSETGIFSATIVMSSIPASTLSISSISSPRQSATASPPSPTSLIAASASFMASSTSKTSLPSASSGMSSASTSSITLETSAVSSLTISTTIITSPLETLAPSSVLSMSTSRTLLMSLLTTITSSSAQSVENTLIFPRSSESTSSSISSTSTATLSPPLSLTSVITGSESTTSFQSVLVSSNSKVGTRSTSMEPSSPILKGSSMETKTTAHSSFIISSSSSLPIISSQVEEKVSTSIKIAPTTRRESVSTSATIKTRLFTPSIEVSMVLSSSNSPQRSISTSKIKSMSLISISDSMVVTSSTTEPIATLLLSSTEVQTSPTIEVTLSTSRSTPALKSSSYQIGSSASTILSVTEVLPPLSTSLSVTRSSTSATKSSTSASKSSTSASKSLTSIEATPTKSSTSSSSTKSETQSSTTPTKSIEPSPSTSTVMSSSVAVLPPTKEPTEKPKTTTQSNTTSKPTDSPITNATTEGLNTNATTKKPTDTPLTITSLPTTKEPTIATTERLYTTDAPDKPDFYGNVTFTMLWKDFCKYSPEFREGLAKVLSKNVEKSTGADQVIVMNLGNCKSSPDEAAVVKFYISYKSSKEPNKDLTNAAVVELLKLLQGGDTAEIGKHFGNGTFTHVVFVVHDDHDEDDWPIWLIILIIVASLIFLLWLCCCCWIFCGKKEKEPVKRKYTFQHIDPLGIPHVKISDENGNAKPTYTSTMTVTVRPKSPAATHFDNPAYEMNEYPPTPSFGFRPVNVKLVNLKSGDDSDIEKKPDSGSDSSSDDEKSPPSPETTKVYLDGKLVQEIPVLEKATEL, from the exons atGGGTTTGAAAGTCATCTTTATAGATTTCATCTTTATTATTTTGCTTCACCATGGATATTCGCAGTTAG ATTGCGGTTTAAATAACCAATGTACAGAAAGAATTTGTACAGGGCTAACACGGAAAATAACATGCAAGAGCGGCG gAGTTTTAAGTATAACCGGTGCCTTTTTTGGAAGAACAAGTACAATAGATTGTAAAAACCCGAGTGGTACTATAACTGACTGCGTACCAAATGCAACATTGGCAGAATCTCAATTGGATAATGCAAAAAGACTTTGTGACAACGAAACAGAGTGTACGCTAAAAGCAT CGTTTAATTTCCAAGATGAATGTAAAGTTGATGTTTGGGGAGATCCATGTCCATCCAAAAGCAAATACATCGTAGTTAATTTCACTTGTATAAGCACAG GTGCTCTGAATTTTTGGACAGAATGGTCTAATTGGGGTGCATGCTCTAAATCATGTGATGCAGGAGTTAGGACAAGAACTCGAAATTGTGTGGATCCGCCTAAGAAAAGTTGCACAAAGAGTACATGTAAAGGAAGGTCATACCCTGACGTGGAAACAGCTACACAGTCATGCAACTTAGGTGTTTGTCCAG catcGTCAAGTAAGTCTCCTCCTAGCACTTCAATAGAAACTAGCTCATCAACGTCGAGAATTCCACCTTCAACATCAAGTACTTCATACTCCACATTAACTTCGACATCTACAGCTTCAAGCACCCTATTACCAGCGTCAAGTTCTTTCTCTCCAACACCGGTTATACCGACAACGTCAAGTTATTCGCCTTCAGCATCAAATTCTGCGCCCTCAGAAACAGGTATTTTTTCAGCAACGATTGTTATGTCAAGCATTCCAGCTTCGACGTTAAGCATTTCATCCATTTCATCTCCAAGACAATCAGCAACAGCAAGCCCTCCTTCTCCAACTAGTTTAATAGCAGCAAGTGCATCATTTATGGCATCATCGACTTCAAAAACCTCACTCCCATCAGCGTCATCAGGTATGTCATCTGCAAGCACATCTTCAATAACATTAGAAACATCGGCTGTATCATCTTTAACAATATCAACAACAATAATCACGTCACCTCTGGAAACTCTGGCACCATCCAGTGTTCTGTCAATGTCAACATCAAGAACTCTGCTCATGTCGTTATTAACAACTATAACAAGTTCAAGCGCACAATCCGTAGAAAACACGTTAATATTTCCAAGGTCGTCAGAAAGTACATCATCATCAATTTCATCAACATCAACAGCAACCTTATCTCCACCTTTATCTTTGACATCCGTCATAACTGGATCTGAATCAACCACTTCATTTCAATCGG TTTTGGTAAGTAGCAACAGTAAAGTTGGAACAAGATCTACTTCAATGGAACCATCAAGTCCAATTCTTAAAGGAAGCTCCATGGAGACAAAAACAACAGCGCATTCCTCTTTCATTA TTTCATCAAGTTCCTCCTTACCAATAATATCTTCACAAGTGGAGGAAAAAGTTTCCACTTCTATAAAAATCGCGCCAACAACAAGACGAGAATCTGTATCAACTAGTGCTACAATTAAGACTAGATTATTCACGCCTTCAATTGAAGTCAGCATGGTTCTTAGTTCTTCTAACAGCCCTCAAAGAAGCATATCAACTTCAAAGATAAAATCGATGTCCCTTATATCCATTAGCGACAGTATGGTAGTTACATCTTCAACTACAGAGCCAATAGCCACCTTACTTCTCTCGTCTACTGAAGTTCAAACATCACCAACAATTGAAGTCACTCTAAGCACATCAAGAAGTACACCAGCACTGAAAAGTTCTTCTTATCAGATAGGATCGTCTGCAAGCACAATCCTTA GTGTGACTGAAGTTTTGCCGCCTTTAAGTACGTCACTGTCGGTGACAAGATCATCAACATCGGCGACAAAATCATCAACATCGGCGTCAAAATCATCAACATCGGCGTCAAAGTCATTAACTAGTATTGAAGCAACTCCAACTAAAAGTAGCACCAGCTCGTCCAGTACTAAATCAGAAACTCAGTCATCTACAACGCCAACAAAGTCCATAGAACCGAGTCCTTCAACATCAACTGTAATGTCCTCCTCTGTAGCAGTTCTTCCACCTACCAAAGAACCAACAGAGAAGCCTAAAACTACAACACAATCAAACACTACATCAAAACCAACAGATAGTCCAATAACAAATGCTACAACGGAAGGTCTTAACACAAATGCTACGACAAAGAAACCTACAGATACACCCTTAACAATCACCAGCCTACCGACAACGAAAGAACCGACAATCGCCACTACAGAACGCCTGTACACAACAGATGCTCCTGACAAACCAGATTTCTACGGCAACGTGACGTTTACAATGCTATGGAAAGACTTTTGTAAATATTCCCCAGAATTTAGAGAAGGACTTGCTaaagttttgtcaaaaaatgtgGAGAAAAGTACAGGCGCGGATCAAGTGATTGTAATGAACTTAGGAAATTGTAAAAGCAGCCCTGATGAAGCAGCTGTTGTAAAATTTTACATCAGCTACAAGTCCAGTAAGGAGCCAAATAAAGATTTGACAAATGCTGCAGTAGTAGAACTTTTGAAGTTATTACAAGGAGGTGATACAGCAGAGATAGGAAAACATTTTGGCAACGGAACG tttactCATGTCGTGTTTGTTGTTCATGACGATCATGATGAAGATGACTGGCCTATTTGGCTGATTATCTTAATTATTGTAGCATCCCTTATATTCTTATTATGGCTGTGCTGTTGTTGCTGGATT ttcTGTGGTAAGAAAGAGAAGGAACCAGTGAAGCGCAAGTATACATTCCAACATATAGATCCCCTGGGTATTCCTCATGTAAAAATATCTGACGAAAATGGTAAC